Part of the Pedobacter roseus genome is shown below.
TACCTCTGCACTCATTGGTTTGCAGCAAAAAGAAGGAAAGCTATCTTTCGATGGCATTGCGACCTCTTATTTGCCGCAGTTAAAGTTTTATAATGATAATATGAACAGCCAGATTACCGTTCGTGATATGATGTGCCACCGCACTGGTTTATCACGTTATGATTTATCGTGGTTCGTATTTAATACTTCCAACCGCGATAGCATCATACAGCGGGTGCGTTATATGGAGCCAACTGCTGCTGTGCGCGAAAAATGGCAATACAATAATTTTATGTTTTTGGCGCAGGGCATGATTGTTGAAAAACTGACCGGAAAAACCTGGGAGCAGAATATAAAAGAAAAGTTTTTTGATCCACTGGAAATGAGCCGTTCCAATACCAGTATTTTTGAATTCGAAAAGGATAATGATGCTTCATTACCCTATACCATAAACAATAAAGGCGTTATTGAAAAGATCGATTATTTTAATATAGATGGAATGGGGCCGGCCGGAAGCATTAATAGCAGTGTTAACGATATGACCCATTGGTTAAAAGTGTGGATCAACGGGGGATCTTATAAAGGGAAAGAGATTTTACCTACCTCTTATATACGAGAGGCTGCAAGTTCTCAGATGGTGATGGGGGCGGTTTACCCGAAGAGGATAAGGATATTTACCTTTCTACTTATGGTTTTGGCTGGATGATCAGTTCGTACCGTGGGCATTACATGGTAGAGCATGGGGGCAACATCAATGGTTTTTCGGCAAGTGTATCCTTTTTTCCTACAGATAAAATAGGTATTGTGGTTTTAACCAATCAGAATACATCTAATGTTCCCAAAATTGTTTACAGCAGCATTGCCGACAGGGTATTGGAACTAAAAAACATCGACTGGAACGGTAGAGCGATTAAAGCAAAAAAAGAGGCGAAAGAAAGAGAAAAGGCAACAAAAAAGACAGCTGAAAATACCCACGTTTTAAATACCAAACCTTCACATCCTTTAAAAGATTACGATGGCCTGTTTGACAACCCTGCTTATGGCGTGATCAATGTATCATTTAAAAACGATTCGCTATTTGCCATGATGGGAAAAGAGAAGCTTTTACTTAGGCACTATCATTATGATGTGTTCAGCATCAGCGGTATCGATAAAAAAGGAAAAATTGACACGGCAGAAAGTGATCTGCGCTTTAATTTTATCAGCGGACAGGACGGCAAAATTGAAGGGGTCAGTATTCCGCTTGAGCGGGGAATGAAACCAGCCATTTTTTCATACAAACCAAGAACTGTTGAGTTGAGTGCTGCGGATTTAGAAAGTTATACCGGTACTTACGGCGAAAAGGGACTCGCCAAGGTATATTTAAAAGGCAAGATTTTATTTGTTTCAGTGC
Proteins encoded:
- a CDS encoding serine hydrolase domain-containing protein; the protein is MKRILNVFLLCLIALSSLAQTKKQKTGDPLAGIDTLLNRILKDQQVAGFAVAVVKGDQVIYSKGFGYRDVENKKPVTPNTLFAIGSSTKSFTSALIGLQQKEGKLSFDGIATSYLPQLKFYNDNMNSQITVRDMMCHRTGLSRYDLSWFVFNTSNRDSIIQRVRYMEPTAAVREKWQYNNFMFLAQGMIVEKLTGKTWEQNIKEKFFDPLEMSRSNTSIFEFEKDNDASLPYTINNKGVIEKIDYFNIDGMGPAGSINSSVNDMTHWLKVWINGGSYKGKEILPTSYIREAASSQMVMGAVYPKRIRIFTFLLMVLAG
- a CDS encoding DUF3471 domain-containing protein, encoding MISSYRGHYMVEHGGNINGFSASVSFFPTDKIGIVVLTNQNTSNVPKIVYSSIADRVLELKNIDWNGRAIKAKKEAKEREKATKKTAENTHVLNTKPSHPLKDYDGLFDNPAYGVINVSFKNDSLFAMMGKEKLLLRHYHYDVFSISGIDKKGKIDTAESDLRFNFISGQDGKIEGVSIPLERGMKPAIFSYKPRTVELSAADLESYTGTYGEKGLAKVYLKGKILFVSVPGQPEYETISIGNDTFNFKNLKGFSLKFEKKEGVSKASSVSFIQPNGTFKQVRQN